CGGCCGCCACTATCGGGACGATGAGCAGGGTGACCTTGTTTCCCGGGCAGCCTCCGATCGAGTGGAAATCGAATATCGGGCCCTTGTCGAACGTTATCGTCTCCCCGGTGTTCACCATCGCCTTGGTCAGGTCCGCGGTTTCCCGGATGTTCATGCCGTTTATGTGCAGCGACGTCACGTAGGCCGAGAGCTCGATGTTGGACAGCGTCCTGGTGGCGATGTCCTTCACGATCACGTTGATCTCATCGGTGGTCAGTTCCCCTCCGTCCATCTTCTTCCGGATGTGGTCAACGGACTCCGGACGGGTGGCGGGGTTGACGTCGATCGGCTCTCCGGGCTCCGGTCCTATGTATTTGAATGCCCGTCCCAGCAGCCCCACCTCGCCCTTGTCGATGACGGTGTCGGAGGTGTTGACGATGGCGGTGACCGCCTTCCCCTCGTGGACTATCCTGACCCGGTCCTGTTCGCGCAGTGCCATGTCCTGGGCGTCCTCGATGTGCAGCAGGGCCGTGGTCTCCCCCGTCTCCACGTCCACGAACCTCGCCTTGAGCTTCATGCCGATCCCCACTTCTCGAGGGCCTCGCGCAGCTCCAGGTGGTCCTTGGCATACTGTTCGGCGGTGAGGCCGAGATATCCTGCGTCGACCGCCTGGGACATCGCCATGGCGCCTCCCCTTACGCCGCGCGGATGTCCGGACACACCGCCCCCGGCCTGGATTTGGACATCGTTCCCGGCGATGGCGATTATCTTAGGCACCATGGCCGGCTGGACGCCTCCCGATGCGACCGGCATGACCCTCTTGTATGGCATGTCCGGTCCAACGCAAACGTGCTGGTACTCAAGGTCGGCCTTCGGGTCTCCGGTCATCTTGCCTACGCCGTAGGTGCCGATGTGCAGTGCGTCCGCCCCGCACATGCGGGCCAGTTCCGCGAAGACCTTCATGGAGATGCCATGGTCCTTGTTCCTGGTGATGGCCGCGTGCATGGTCCGGTGCACATGGATCGGCAGCTTGATCGAACTGTCCTCTGCCAGTGCCTGGACCGCGGCGAATCCGCATGTGATGACGTCCACCATGAGCTGTGACGCTCCCAGGTCCTGGGCGCGCTGAGCGACCTCCAATATCTTGTCGCCCCGGGTGGAGACGTTTATGGCGTGTATCATGGCATGTCCAGAATCCTTCTTGACCCGGTCCAGTGCCTCCGCGATCGCCACCACTCGGTCTTCCAGCGGGCAGAACTTCTGGTTGACCAGCGTTTCATCGTCCTTGCCGTTGGTCAGTCCTCCCATTCCGGCCTCGTACACGTAGTCGGCGGTCTCCCGGGGCGAGAGTCCGATCTTGGGCTTCACGATGGTGCCGACCAGAGGCTTCTCCGATCGTTTCAGGATCTTTCTGAGGCCCTCGATCCCAAACTTCGGGCCTTTGAACTGCTCGAGTATCTCGTTCGGATATACCACATCCTCCAGTCGAACACCCGTCAGAACATCCAGTCCGAACAGGTTCCCGGCCACGACGCTCAGGATCTGGGGAACGCCCCCGATGTCGATGCTGAAGTCCTCGGTCGGGAAGGCGATCACGCACACGTTGCCCTTAATATCGACCACCTTTCCGCTGCGGCGGACAAAGTTCTCCTCCTTCAATGTGCTGATGGTGGTCCAGGTCCCGGTGGACTGCTCGGTCGCGATGGCCGCTGCGGCCTCCTTCATGGGCAGGTCGGTCTTGACCTTGTAGGTGCAGAACACGTGCGATTCCGGGTCGAGCTTCTCGCCCAGGTGCAGATACTTCTCGGAATATTCCATCTCTTTCACTCCTCAAATCCAATCTCAATGCTCGTTGAATACGAATTCCTGTCCCAGTTCCCTGACTATGATCTCATAGGCGGCGAACGGTGGGATGACCCCTACCTCGGTGACGATCGAGTCGATGTACTCAGGCGGAGTGGCATCGAACACCGGATTGAATATCCTGACCGAGGCCGGGATCTCACCGGGTCTTACTATCTCGGTCGCGTCCCGCTCCTCGATCTTGACCTTCTCCCCATATATCGACCTGGGGGAGAACTTGAAGGTTTCGGCGCACACCGTGAACGGTACCCGTGCCTCATGTGCTGCCAGCGCGACCTGCGAGGTCCCGATCTTGTTGATCAGCGCACCGTTCGAGCAGATGGTGTCCGCCCCCACGAACACCGCGTCCACATCCTTCATCATGTACCGCACCGCCGAATCGACTATAATCGTGGTGGGCACTCCGGCCCGGGCCAGATCGTTAGCGGAGAGCACTCCCTGTCTCCACGGGCGGGATTCCGTGACCACCGCCTCTATCTTCTTACCTTCCTGCCATGCGGTGATTATCGCGCTAAGCGCCGCCTTGCTGTTGCAATGGGTCATGACCCGGTCCCCATCCTGTATGCGGTTCGCTCCCAGGTGGCCGATGATCTTCAACGCCTCGTTGGAGCGGGATACGAACTCGTCGGCGTTGCGCACCAGGGCGGAACGGTATTCTTCCAGATCGGTGATTGCGACGGTCCTCTTGAACACCGAATGGACCCCATTCCACAGCGAGACCGCGGTGGGTCTTGATTCCAGGAGGAGGTCCTTCGAGCCCTCCATGGCCTTCCGGAAATCTCCCAAGTCGATCCCTTGATAGGCCAACGCATCCTCCCTGAGGGCGATGGCCGCCCTTCTGGCGATCTCCGCCGCGCCTCTGATCTCCATCGAACGGATGGCATTGGCAACTTCCTTGGCCGTCATCTAAAGCCGTAATACCTACTCTCTGGACATAAAGGTTGGCCGAGAGATACGGCTGGATGTTCACCGACCGCACCCGCCTCATATCCCAAGGTACTTTTCCAGTTCCGCCAGTGGCCGGGTGTTGATGATTTGCTCCGGACCGAGCCATCCCCTCCGGGCCATGGCCACGCCGTAGACCATGTAGTCGAGGTGCTTGATGCTGTGCGAATCTGTGCTTATGACCAGGTCAAGGCCCTTCTCTCTCGCCTTTCGGCAGTTCACATCGTTCAGGTCCAGACGTTCCGGGAAGGCGTTTACCTCAAGCAGGACACCTTTCTCCTTCGCCGCCTCCATCACCAGGTCGATGTTGACCTGATACTGTTCCCGCTGCCCGATCCTCCTGCCGGTGGGATGGGCCAATATCGTGAGGTTCTCGTTCGACATTGCCGAAATGATCCGGTTGGTCATCTCCATCTCCGACATCTTGAACCTCGAATGAACCGACCCTACCACCAGGTCCAGCTCCTTCAGTTCCTCGTTCGGGTATTCGAGCTTCCCGTTCTCCTCGATCTCCACCTCCGTGCCGATGAGAACACGGAACGGGGCCATCTTTTCCGATATCCTTCTCGCCTCTTCGATGTTCTTCCTCAGCCGCTCGACCGAGAGGCCGCCGGCGATGGTGAGCGATTCCGAGTGGTCGGTGACGGCGATGTACTGGTAACCTTTCTGCCGGGCCGCTTCAGCCATCGCCTCCATGCTGGTGTTTCCGTCGCTCATCTCGGTGTGCACATGGAAATCGCCCTTGATGTCAGAAAGCTCAACGATCTGTGGTATGTTATGTGCCACTCCCGCCTCGATCTCGCCCCGGTCCTCTCGCATCTCCGGTGGCATGATATCCACGCCCAGAACCCGATAGATCTCCTCCTCGGTATGCCCTGCCACCATCTCGTCGGTGTCCTTCCTGAAGAGCCCGAACTCGTTCAGTTTGTAACCCATGTCGATCGCCATTGATCGCAGTTTGATGTTGTGCTCCTTGCTGCCGGTGAAATACTGCAATGCAGCCCCGAAGCTCTTGTCCGGCACCACCAGCAGGTCGACCTGGACATCATCCTTTAGACGGACGGACGCCTTCGTTTGCCCTTGGCCGATTATCTCCTTCACATCGGGGCCATGGACAAACTGGTACATCACCCGGGCCGGCTCATCGCTGCCGGCCAGCACATCGATGTCGCCGATGGTCTCCTTCATGCGGCGTAGGGAGCCAGCGAGGCTGACGTGCTCCACACCCTGGGCGAGAAGGAAATCGGTCATCATCTTGCCCGCCGGGTAAGCGTTGCTCAGAAGCATCCTTCCCTTCGACGACTCCACCAGGCGGATGCCGTTGAGGATGTTCTCTTCGGTCTTCTGGCCGAATCCCTTCAACCGGCGGATGCGATGCTGTTCGACCGCCTGCTTCAATTCCTGCAGACTGGTGATGTTCAATTGCCTGTACAGCAGCATGGTCGTCTTCGGTCCGATCTCCGGCACTGCCATGAGCTGGATCAATCCAGAAGGGAACTCGTTCCTAAGTTCGGTGAGGTAGCCCAATTCACCGGTATCGATGATCTCCGCCACCTTCTTGGCTATGGCATCGCCGACCCCTGGCACCTCACGGAGCTTGCCACGTTTGTACACATCCTCGATGTCCTCCCTCGTCTCTTCTATAGCATGGGCGGCGTTCCGGTACGCGCGCGGCTTGAACGGTTCGCCCCCTTTCAATTCCAAGAGGTCCGCGATCTCGTAGAGGATGGACGCGACCTTTTCGTTGAGCATGTAATCATATGATGATTCCAAACCTCAAGAGATAATGCTTTCCGAACCAACCCTGAATGGATTCTGTCTTGAACATTGTCCGTCTTCCTCATTCAATACACTGGGAAAGCAAGGTAACTGCGAGGTCTGGAGGTCTAACAGGTCGATCCATAATTGACGATGCGTTCTCGACGTAATTTTCACGGCTTATCACACAGTCAGATATAATCAAATATTCTACCCCGCCATCCTTTGGCCAGTAATAAAGGAAGTTAAGAGATGATATGTCCAAAATGCGGGTTTGACAATCCGAATGGGAGTTTCTGTGGTAAGTGCGGATCACCATTACCGGCGCAGTCGGCGCCGATTTACCAACCACCAACGCCCAGACACACGAACAAGAAAACATTGATGATCGCTTTTGCGGCAGTCATCGTGGTGGTCATATTGGTCTTGGCAGCGGTGTTTTTCGTAATGCCGAAAGCATCCTCGCAGTCCACTCCACAATCAACCTTGAACACCTTCCTCGACGATGCAAAGAGCAACGACGCTACAAAGATGATAGACGCTACGATCCTTCATTTTGACACTGCTAACCGTTCCGTCTACATCGGCAGCATGACAAGCGGTTACATCGCAATGTACCATGTCGAGGTCATCAGCATGGAAGATGTTCCAGTATCATCCGCACCGGCCGATATCAAGATGGATGTGACAAACTTCACGGCCGTGTTCCAGACCCTTTACGGCATAACCATCCAGGATTCACAATTCGTCAAGGTGACGGTCAAGAACTCCTCGGATTCCACCACCGTGACCTCATACATGCTTCTGTCCAAGGTGGATGGGAAGTGGTATTTTGACATATTCATGTACCTCTCAGATGATTGGGCCAAGGACAGGTCAATGGGCGATCAGGGTATGAGCTTCTTCGACTTCGGTCCCACGGAACAAATCAATCCATTGGCAACATTTTCACTGGGAACCAACAATTCTGGATATTGGAATTTCAAGATCAGTTCGGTCAATTCGGCCAGCGTTAGGTTCACCGATTGTAGGATCCAACTGAGCATGGGAGGCAAATTGAGCTCTGCGGTGTCGATACCATCGACCCTAAGACTGAATATCCCGATCAGTGCCGGAACCGCCACCGGTTACGACCTCACCATCGTGGACTCTGGAGCTTCAGGATACCTGTCAAGTAATGACATGTTCAGGTTCGGTCCGATCGGAAATGTGACCGGAAATAATGCCAACCAGCCTGCGGGAACAGCCATCATTGTCATCCTGACGAACACCCAGACCGGAGGGTTCGCAACCGGCTTCCTGACCGTCTGATCTCTTTGTTGGGTCTGCCGACCCATCTTTCTTTTTTCTTTATCTCCCATATAAGTTAACAAATACCCAATTGACGATGATTGTTGAGGGAGTTGGTGAATTTGGGGGCTCCAGGGTTTGTAAGGACGGTGGCGGCACACATGGACCGTTCGTTTGACCGATCGAGGAGGGCTCTTCCGTGTTGCGATCCAAATTAGGAAAAAGGAACATCGGGATATTGGTCATATCTGTCCTGATAATCTCGGTGGCAGCGATCCTAGCTGTTCAATACTCCAACCACCCGCCGATTTACGACCCTCCGACCCCTGTCGGTGCGATGCCGGCCGGATCGAACGTCTCAGGCAGCTGGGTGTTCAACCTTGTTGCGATAAGCCAGACCAATGTTCGGATAACGGACTGTGCCGTCTCTCTGACCATCGATGATCATCGCAGCGATGCATATGCGTTCATCGCCTCCTCGTCATTGAACATACCTATCGACAGCGGGAACGCCACCGGTTACAGCCTCAGGGTCAACGATGTGGGAAAACAGGGATATCTCTCCGAGGGAGACGATTTTATCATCGGCCCGATCAACAATGCCACTGGGAACAACGCCTATCAACCGAGCGGCACCCAGGTAACGTTCCATCTCATCTACAACCCGTCGGGTGGACAGATCGTCGAAGGCAAGCTTACGGTTCAGTGAATCGTCACCAAGAGAGGAACAATGGTCGGAGCTAGAGCGGTCAAATGCGAAGACCTTAAGACCACGACGCTCCAATGAATTCGGGAAGGTGAGATCTTGGCAGAAGAGACTTACAATCCCTATGAGACCGCCGTTTCCCATGTGGAAAGGGTCGGCAAGATGATGGACATGCAGCGGGACATGATAGACATGCTGCGTCAGCCTAGGCGAGAATTGACCGTACACATGCCGGTCAAAATGGACGATGGGGCGGTCCACATGTTCACCGGGTTCCGAGTCCAGCACAACAATGCCCGGGGTCCCTGCAAGGGCGGCATCAGGTATCATCCGAACGTCACGCTGGACGAGGTCAAGGCGTTGGCCATGTGGATGACCTGGAAGTGCACGGTGGTGGGCATTCCTTTCGGCGGTGCCAAGGGCGGTGTGATCTGTAATCCCAAGGAGATGTCCAAGAACGAACTGGAACATCTGTCGCGTAGGTATGCCTCGGACATCTACTCGTTCATCGGACCTCAGACCGACATCCCCGCTCCAGATGTCTATACTGACGCACAGGTGATGGCCTGGATCATGGATACCATAGCGATGCATGAAGGATCTGCGATGCCACAAGTGGTCACCGGCAAGCCGGTGGAACTCGGCGGATCGATCGGACGGGATGAGGCGACATCACGGGGGTTGATGTACATCGCTGAGGAGGCCGCCAAGACCAAGGAGATCAGGCTTAAGGATGCGAGCATCGCCATCCAAGGCTTCGGGAACGTAGGGGGCAACGCCGCCAGGCTCATGGAGAAAGAGCTGGGTGCCAAGATAGTGGCGCTGAGCGATTCCCATGGCGGCATATACAATCGGGACGGGCTGAACGTGGCCAGTGTCGAGAAGTATAAGAGACAGACCGGCTCCCTTCACGACTATCCAGATGCCAAGAACATCGAGAATTACGAACTTCTGGAACTGAACTGCGACGTCCTGGTCCCGGCGGCCTTGGAGAATGTCATCAACGAGAAGAATGCGGACCGTATCGCGGCCAAGATCATAGTGGAAGGGGCGAACGGGCCAACGACGCCCAAGGCGGACGAGATCCTTCTGCAGAAGGACATCATGGTCGTCCCAGACATCCTGTCCAACGCTGGGGGCGTCACCGTCTCCTATTTCGAATGGGTCCAGGACCTGCAGTTCTTCTTCTGGACGCTGGACGAGGTCAATGCAAGGCTGCGTCAGGTCATGACCAGTGCATATGACAAGGTCATCGCCCTGTCCCATTCTAGGGAGGTGGACATGCGCACCGCCGCGGACATGATCGCCATGGGCGATGTCGCCAGGGCCATCCAGCTCAGGGGAATATTCCCCTAGGTAAAACATTCAGGGTTCAAGCTCGCTCTGGAGCAGCTTGAACTCCATCTGCTCCATCGTGGCCGGTTCAACGGGTATCAGCAATATGGAACGCGCCGAGTAGACATCGTCCTTCAGCTTCTGGACCATCTTCAGGAATCCTTTGAAGTCGTTGTTCGTGATCATCATGTTCACACCCTCGAGCAGAATGACCGTCGATTTGTCCTTGTTCGCTGCCAGGAAGAGCTTTATGGCGCTCTGCACCTTGGAAAGGTCGGTGGGGGCGAGGTATCTTTCCCTCCACTTCTGCTCAGGATCCACGTCGGCGGCTGGCGGGTCCGATTTGGTGAGCCAAACGATGGTGCACTTATCCCCAAACCGTCTTTGTGCCACCTCTGGAGGGAGCCTGGAAATGCACAGGCCGATCATACCCATGTTGACCAGGGAAGAGAATATCTTGAAAGCCTGGTCCGGCCTTTCCTTCTCTTTGATGAGATAGGTCCTCATCGGTTCGAAGGACATCTGCAGCTCATGCTTCTGGCTATCGTCACTGAGATCGATGCCGGTCTCCCTCAGTATCTTGCGTTTCCTACCCTTGACCTTGTCCTCGATCGCAAAGCGCTGGTTCTTCGCCAAGAGCTGGATCTCCGTCGTCGTGAAGTTGCGCTTCATGGTGGTGGAGATCAGCTCCTCTAGCGCCTCGCGAAGACCATCCTCATAGCCTTTGATGTAACCCCTCGAAAGGGACTCCTGATCAGACATGCATCCCATATAGTGAATAGCCGAGGCCGAGATTTAACCTTATGTTCGCTAAAATCAAACAGGAACTTGGCGACGATTTGGAGCATCAGCATAACCAATTCGACCTTTCCGATGTCCATTTACGTTCCAGCCGGAAGAACCTTGAGAAAGTCTTTTATGATTAGGAGCCTACTAACCGCCGGATGCCGACCCAACAAGTCAAGTTCAGAGGGGTCAAGGCCACCCCAAAGGCGTTGGAGAAAGGCCTCATCGAGACGTCGAAGATGCTGCGTGACAATCCGGCCATCATCATTCCTCAGTGTTCTGGCGAAAAGTGCCGTAAGTGCCGCTTCGACAAGGTCCAACGGAAGATCGAGAAGGTCTCCAATTACAAGGACGATCCAGATAAGCTAAACAAGATGGCGATGCACGGTGACCAGCTGGTACGTGCCTATGCAGCCGCGATCTCCCTGGCCGCTTCCGGAAAGATCCCCTATCTGACCGCCGCCCAATTGCCCGTCGGAGAGGTCTCATTCGCCGTCAGGGGCAAGGTCGACCGGGAGAAGCTTATCGGCATCCAGCATTTCGACGACCCGGACCTGAGGCTGCTCGCCTATTTCGACATCGCGAAGAAACGCGACCTTCACATCTATTCCACCAACGAACGATTGTTCTGTTCCGAGGCCGGGGCCGATGTTCCGGACAAATATGTCACCGAGATGCTTGAACAATCCGAGTACAAGCTCAAAGGGCTCACCTGCGGCCACCCGGAATCTGACGCCTGCCTGATAATCAATTGGAAATCATCCGGGAAAGAGGTAAGGGTCTGCCATGAATGTGCCAAAGAGGTCAATTTGATCAGTTGGCTCTCATCCCGCATCGCAGCCAATCAGACCAACGATGATTTCGAGGTCAATGTGGAGCGTAAGCTGCACTGCATAGCATCCGATTGCGCTGATTGCCCGTCCAAGAAAGCGTTCGAGATGAGCGACGACCTCAAACGGTCGTATATGGACGGGAAGATCAGCGACAAGGAGCTGATCAACCGCTACATCGAGGAGCTGAACGTCACCACGCGCTGGATGGAATCGGTCTACATTTCCGGGGCGGATTGCTACGGACACGACAAGAACAAGTTCCTGGCCGACGTGAAGGGGAACGAGTCCGAGATGATGGCGCTCAACCATCTTCTTGAGGTGAAGAACGTCTCCATCGTCTCCTCAAGCAATCAGGCAGGTAAGATAATCACCGACATATGGGAACCGAACAGGCAGACACTGCTTGAGGCGGTGGCGTCGCAGGGTGTTATCGAGGACCTGTTGAAAAGGACGGACCTCACCCCGCCCCAGATGGTGCAGGAAGCAAGGCGGATGGAACAGAACCTGAATATCTCCAGCGCTCTGCCCAGGTATTCCAAGCTGGGTGAGATAGGCGCCTACGCCGATCTGCTGGCCAGAACCTTCAAGACCGAAGGCAAGGATGCAATGGTCCGGGCTACGGAAAAGGGCCGGCAGAAGGACCATCGGATCAAGTCGATATCCTTCGCCTTCCTCAACTCGGCCGGTGACACGTCAAAGAACTGGCAGTTCAACAAGGAGGAGACCGACTATGGAATCTATCTGGCACAGTTCGCACAGAAAATGCTGGAATCGACCGGGTCCCAGTACGATGAGGCGTTGCGGAACTTGTTGGCAGCGTCCGGGGCGTCCGAACCGGCGGTGTTGGAAAAGAATTGAGGCCCCTGTCTTCGGCAGGGGGGAAGTGATCAAGGTCGGTTCTGTGCCCGTTAGAGCGCCCGACCGTCCTTCAAAGCCCGTTCCATCAGTTCCTTGTTCTGCCTTGCGGTCGCAGGACTGTTCGCCGCGGTCAGCTGGATCGTGTCGTTCAGGTGGAACCCATATAGCTTCAGGATGCCGGCGAGCCCGTGGGCGGCGCTCTCGAAAGCCTTCGGGTCGGGGTTGCCTTGGGTAGTGATCACGATCGCCTTCTTCCCCGGGTTCAGGCTGACCTTGAAATCGGTTCCGAGGAACTGGTAGAGCCGATCCTCGAACAGTCTGAACTGGCCGTTCAGCTGGCCCATGTAGATCGGGGCCCCCAGAACGACGGCGTCCGCCACCTTTATCGCTTCCATGAGCGGCGTCATATCGTCCTCGAGCTTGCAGCGGTCATGGGTCTTGCAGTACAAGCAGGCCTGACATCCCTTATAGCTCATCTCATTCAGGAGGAAGATCTCCGTGGCATGTCCCTTCTCCTTGGCTCCGTCCAATACCGCCTGGACCAGCGTTTCCGAGTTGCCATTCTTCCTTGGGCTTCCTGCGATACCGATGACTTTCATAAAGAATCCTCAGCTATACCGATAGAAGTCACTATATTTCAATGAAGTACAATATTCTATTATATTAGCTATCCATTTGGATACTTATGGAAGATCCCTATCCTGAGCCTAAACATGCCGAGTGCCCCATCGAGGCCACCGTTATGATGATCGGGGGAAAGTGGAAGACGGTCATCCTCTGGAAGCTCAGGGACGACAAGCTCCGCTTCAACCAGCTAATGACGGAGATGCCAGATATTTCGCCGAAGATGCTCACCAAACAGCTCCGCGAGCTGGAACACGACGGACTGGTCACGCGCAAGATGTACCCAGAGATCCCGCCCCGGGTGGAGTACAGCCTCACACCGAAGGCGATCAGCCTGGTGCCGATAATGATCGATATGGCCAGATGGGGGGTGGCCAATATCGATGGAAGGTCATGGATGGGCTGTCCTTCGAATTGCCGGTGCGCACTGAAGAAGTAGGATCAGAGGCTGACCAGCTCATACTTCCGGCTTCCCAAGCCTATCTCCTCTCCATAGCTCAGCTGGAGCTCGCCGTTCGTGTTTTGCCTCAGGCCCTTGAACTTGTCCAATCCCGCCTCCAGGTTATCTTTCAGCAGGGAATCCGCCAGCCCTATCTGCCTGTTCACCAGGTCATAGCTCGCCTGGTCTATGGCA
The sequence above is drawn from the Methanomassiliicoccales archaeon genome and encodes:
- a CDS encoding flavodoxin family protein; the encoded protein is MKVIGIAGSPRKNGNSETLVQAVLDGAKEKGHATEIFLLNEMSYKGCQACLYCKTHDRCKLEDDMTPLMEAIKVADAVVLGAPIYMGQLNGQFRLFEDRLYQFLGTDFKVSLNPGKKAIVITTQGNPDPKAFESAAHGLAGILKLYGFHLNDTIQLTAANSPATARQNKELMERALKDGRAL
- a CDS encoding RuBisCO large subunit C-terminal-like domain-containing protein yields the protein MEYSEKYLHLGEKLDPESHVFCTYKVKTDLPMKEAAAAIATEQSTGTWTTISTLKEENFVRRSGKVVDIKGNVCVIAFPTEDFSIDIGGVPQILSVVAGNLFGLDVLTGVRLEDVVYPNEILEQFKGPKFGIEGLRKILKRSEKPLVGTIVKPKIGLSPRETADYVYEAGMGGLTNGKDDETLVNQKFCPLEDRVVAIAEALDRVKKDSGHAMIHAINVSTRGDKILEVAQRAQDLGASQLMVDVITCGFAAVQALAEDSSIKLPIHVHRTMHAAITRNKDHGISMKVFAELARMCGADALHIGTYGVGKMTGDPKADLEYQHVCVGPDMPYKRVMPVASGGVQPAMVPKIIAIAGNDVQIQAGGGVSGHPRGVRGGAMAMSQAVDAGYLGLTAEQYAKDHLELREALEKWGSA
- a CDS encoding ribose 1,5-bisphosphate isomerase, which translates into the protein MTAKEVANAIRSMEIRGAAEIARRAAIALREDALAYQGIDLGDFRKAMEGSKDLLLESRPTAVSLWNGVHSVFKRTVAITDLEEYRSALVRNADEFVSRSNEALKIIGHLGANRIQDGDRVMTHCNSKAALSAIITAWQEGKKIEAVVTESRPWRQGVLSANDLARAGVPTTIIVDSAVRYMMKDVDAVFVGADTICSNGALINKIGTSQVALAAHEARVPFTVCAETFKFSPRSIYGEKVKIEERDATEIVRPGEIPASVRIFNPVFDATPPEYIDSIVTEVGVIPPFAAYEIIVRELGQEFVFNEH
- a CDS encoding Glu/Leu/Phe/Val dehydrogenase — its product is MAEETYNPYETAVSHVERVGKMMDMQRDMIDMLRQPRRELTVHMPVKMDDGAVHMFTGFRVQHNNARGPCKGGIRYHPNVTLDEVKALAMWMTWKCTVVGIPFGGAKGGVICNPKEMSKNELEHLSRRYASDIYSFIGPQTDIPAPDVYTDAQVMAWIMDTIAMHEGSAMPQVVTGKPVELGGSIGRDEATSRGLMYIAEEAAKTKEIRLKDASIAIQGFGNVGGNAARLMEKELGAKIVALSDSHGGIYNRDGLNVASVEKYKRQTGSLHDYPDAKNIENYELLELNCDVLVPAALENVINEKNADRIAAKIIVEGANGPTTPKADEILLQKDIMVVPDILSNAGGVTVSYFEWVQDLQFFFWTLDEVNARLRQVMTSAYDKVIALSHSREVDMRTAADMIAMGDVARAIQLRGIFP
- a CDS encoding helix-turn-helix domain-containing protein, giving the protein MEDPYPEPKHAECPIEATVMMIGGKWKTVILWKLRDDKLRFNQLMTEMPDISPKMLTKQLRELEHDGLVTRKMYPEIPPRVEYSLTPKAISLVPIMIDMARWGVANIDGRSWMGCPSNCRCALKK
- the polX gene encoding DNA polymerase/3'-5' exonuclease PolX, whose protein sequence is MLNEKVASILYEIADLLELKGGEPFKPRAYRNAAHAIEETREDIEDVYKRGKLREVPGVGDAIAKKVAEIIDTGELGYLTELRNEFPSGLIQLMAVPEIGPKTTMLLYRQLNITSLQELKQAVEQHRIRRLKGFGQKTEENILNGIRLVESSKGRMLLSNAYPAGKMMTDFLLAQGVEHVSLAGSLRRMKETIGDIDVLAGSDEPARVMYQFVHGPDVKEIIGQGQTKASVRLKDDVQVDLLVVPDKSFGAALQYFTGSKEHNIKLRSMAIDMGYKLNEFGLFRKDTDEMVAGHTEEEIYRVLGVDIMPPEMREDRGEIEAGVAHNIPQIVELSDIKGDFHVHTEMSDGNTSMEAMAEAARQKGYQYIAVTDHSESLTIAGGLSVERLRKNIEEARRISEKMAPFRVLIGTEVEIEENGKLEYPNEELKELDLVVGSVHSRFKMSEMEMTNRIISAMSNENLTILAHPTGRRIGQREQYQVNIDLVMEAAKEKGVLLEVNAFPERLDLNDVNCRKAREKGLDLVISTDSHSIKHLDYMVYGVAMARRGWLGPEQIINTRPLAELEKYLGI
- a CDS encoding DUF835 domain-containing protein, which encodes MSDQESLSRGYIKGYEDGLREALEELISTTMKRNFTTTEIQLLAKNQRFAIEDKVKGRKRKILRETGIDLSDDSQKHELQMSFEPMRTYLIKEKERPDQAFKIFSSLVNMGMIGLCISRLPPEVAQRRFGDKCTIVWLTKSDPPAADVDPEQKWRERYLAPTDLSKVQSAIKLFLAANKDKSTVILLEGVNMMITNNDFKGFLKMVQKLKDDVYSARSILLIPVEPATMEQMEFKLLQSELEP